In Sphingomonas psychrotolerans, the following proteins share a genomic window:
- a CDS encoding ATP-binding protein: MTDPMTRIAEALERLAPPPAPPADPLAHPAYVWRGHSLAAARAFAPLPLKLLQGMEPQRDALLANLQRLADGSAAQDVLLWGARGTGKSALVKSAVAAVQAKGGDLALVEAVTQHLDALPELFALLAASDRPFVIFLDDLGFDAAGDARALRSLLEGGAEARPANTRLIVTSNRRHLIPRDIAEQASAINPRDSVDDSLALADRFGLSLGFHAIDQDTYVHIVRGYAEAHGLTFDPAEAINWATRRGSRSGRVAWQYVVDLAGRSGKSL; encoded by the coding sequence ATGACCGACCCGATGACTCGTATCGCCGAGGCGCTCGAGCGGCTGGCCCCACCCCCGGCGCCACCCGCAGATCCGCTCGCGCATCCTGCCTATGTCTGGCGCGGCCATAGCCTCGCCGCCGCCCGCGCGTTCGCCCCGTTGCCGCTGAAATTGCTTCAGGGAATGGAGCCCCAGCGCGATGCGCTGCTCGCCAATCTCCAGCGGCTCGCTGATGGCAGCGCCGCGCAGGACGTATTGCTCTGGGGGGCGCGGGGCACCGGCAAGTCCGCATTGGTCAAGAGCGCCGTCGCCGCCGTCCAGGCAAAGGGCGGAGACCTCGCGCTGGTCGAGGCGGTCACCCAGCATCTCGATGCGCTTCCCGAACTATTTGCCCTTCTCGCCGCCTCCGACCGCCCCTTCGTCATCTTCCTCGACGATCTCGGCTTCGACGCCGCCGGCGACGCCCGCGCGTTGCGCTCGCTGCTCGAAGGCGGCGCCGAGGCGCGCCCGGCCAATACCCGGCTGATCGTCACGTCGAACCGCCGCCACTTGATCCCGCGCGACATCGCCGAGCAGGCCAGCGCGATCAATCCACGCGATTCGGTCGACGACAGCCTCGCCCTCGCCGATCGATTCGGATTGAGCCTCGGCTTCCATGCGATCGACCAGGATACCTATGTCCATATCGTCCGCGGCTATGCCGAGGCGCACGGTCTGACCTTCGATCCGGCGGAGGCGATCAACTGGGCGACACGGCGCGGCAGCCGCTCGGGCCGGGTGGCATGGCAATATGTCGTCGACCTTGCGGGCCGCTCGGGCAAGTCACTGTAA
- the mutS gene encoding DNA mismatch repair protein MutS, which produces MMAQYLALKAEAEDCLLFYRMGDFFELFFDDAKIASACLDIALTARGEHDGERIPMCGVPVHAMDGYLARLIKAGHRVAVAEQTETPEQARKRMGSKALVNRAIVRVVTAGTLTEEALLDSRSANWCVAIGEAATGVAIACADISTGRFEVCEGDAERMSAEIARLNPAETIVCDGTAFAELGTVVRPRVDFDSSDGEARLKRLFGVATLDGFGSFSRAALAAAGGLVAYLEHTAKGSLPFLRPPRLSRSDAVMAIDAATRESLELCVSQSGARKGSLLDSVDRTVTGAGARLLGQDIAAPLMDRAAIEARLDLVQRFHDDAGLRDMVRGSLRALPDIGRALGRLAAGRGSPRDLGQLRDGLDGAWRLGERLDAIPAPPPLLAELAPQLRGHGALIDLLGRALVPEPPIDSSNGGYIAEGYDAALDDLRDAGAGGRRAIAALEAEYRTRTGITALKVRHNGVLGYHIEVPARVADSLMRPDSGFTHRQTLAGVVRFNAPDLHDVAIKVTQAGAHALTAEAAHLEDLTGHALERREAIAATADALARIDVAAALAERAGEGGWARPALVDHACFEIVGGRHPVVEDAIARSGGRFVANDCRLSEDSRLWLVTGPNMGGKSTFLRQNALIAVLAQAGSYVPAASATLGLVDRLFSRVGASDNLARGRSTFMVEMVETAAILAQATPRSFVILDEVGRGTSTYDGLAIAWAVVEAIHEDNRCRCLFATHYHELTRLAERCDALTLHNVRAREYKGELVLLHEVAEGPADRSYGLAVARLAGLPPATIKRAKSVLDKLEAGRAKTGGIAAGLDDLPLFAAIAQAEVEKVDALRTELETLDVDALTPREALEALYRLKGLAGEAS; this is translated from the coding sequence ATGATGGCGCAGTATCTCGCCTTGAAGGCCGAGGCCGAGGATTGCCTGTTGTTCTATCGGATGGGCGACTTCTTCGAATTGTTCTTCGACGACGCGAAGATCGCCAGCGCCTGCCTCGACATCGCATTGACCGCCCGGGGCGAGCACGATGGCGAGCGCATTCCGATGTGCGGCGTGCCGGTGCACGCGATGGATGGCTATCTCGCGCGGCTGATCAAGGCCGGGCACCGTGTTGCTGTCGCCGAGCAGACCGAGACGCCCGAACAGGCCCGTAAAAGGATGGGCTCCAAGGCGCTGGTCAACCGCGCGATTGTCCGAGTGGTGACCGCAGGGACGCTGACCGAGGAGGCGCTGCTCGACAGCCGATCGGCAAATTGGTGCGTCGCGATCGGCGAGGCGGCGACGGGGGTGGCGATCGCCTGCGCGGACATTTCGACGGGGCGGTTCGAGGTTTGCGAAGGCGATGCGGAGCGAATGTCAGCGGAGATCGCTCGGCTGAACCCCGCCGAGACGATCGTGTGCGACGGGACTGCATTTGCCGAGCTTGGGACGGTCGTCCGGCCACGGGTGGACTTCGACAGCAGCGACGGAGAGGCGCGGCTGAAACGGCTTTTCGGCGTGGCGACGCTCGACGGATTCGGTAGTTTCTCGCGCGCCGCGCTCGCCGCGGCGGGCGGGCTGGTCGCCTATCTGGAGCACACCGCCAAGGGATCGCTCCCGTTCCTGCGCCCGCCCCGGCTCAGCCGCAGCGACGCCGTGATGGCGATCGACGCTGCGACGCGCGAGAGCCTTGAACTCTGTGTCAGCCAATCGGGCGCGCGCAAAGGCAGCCTGCTCGATTCGGTCGACCGCACCGTCACAGGCGCCGGCGCGCGCCTGCTCGGGCAGGATATCGCCGCGCCGCTGATGGACCGCGCCGCGATCGAGGCGCGGCTCGATCTGGTGCAGCGCTTCCATGACGATGCCGGATTGCGCGACATGGTCCGCGGCAGCTTGCGCGCGCTGCCCGACATCGGCCGCGCGCTCGGGCGGCTGGCCGCCGGGCGCGGAAGCCCCCGCGACCTGGGACAACTTCGCGACGGACTCGACGGCGCGTGGCGGCTGGGCGAGCGGCTCGACGCCATCCCTGCCCCGCCCCCGTTGCTGGCCGAGCTGGCGCCGCAGCTGCGCGGCCACGGCGCGTTGATCGACCTGCTGGGCCGCGCCCTGGTCCCCGAACCGCCGATCGACTCCTCGAACGGGGGCTATATCGCCGAGGGCTATGACGCCGCGCTCGACGATCTGCGCGATGCGGGCGCCGGCGGACGGCGGGCGATCGCGGCGCTCGAGGCCGAATACCGCACCCGCACCGGCATCACTGCGCTCAAGGTGCGCCACAACGGCGTGCTCGGTTATCATATCGAAGTTCCCGCGCGCGTCGCCGATTCGCTGATGCGGCCCGACAGCGGCTTCACTCATCGCCAGACGCTCGCCGGGGTGGTGCGCTTCAATGCCCCCGACCTGCACGACGTGGCAATCAAGGTGACCCAGGCCGGCGCGCACGCGCTCACCGCCGAGGCTGCGCATCTCGAAGATCTCACCGGCCACGCACTCGAACGCCGCGAGGCTATCGCCGCGACTGCCGACGCGCTCGCCCGGATCGACGTCGCTGCCGCGCTGGCCGAGCGTGCCGGCGAAGGCGGCTGGGCGCGGCCGGCTCTGGTCGACCATGCCTGTTTCGAGATCGTCGGCGGGCGGCACCCGGTGGTCGAGGATGCGATCGCCCGCTCGGGCGGGCGCTTCGTCGCGAACGACTGCAGGCTTTCGGAGGATTCGCGGCTGTGGTTGGTCACCGGGCCGAATATGGGCGGCAAATCGACCTTCCTGCGCCAGAACGCGCTGATCGCAGTGCTCGCGCAGGCGGGCAGCTACGTCCCCGCCGCATCGGCGACCTTGGGCCTCGTCGACCGGCTGTTCAGCCGCGTCGGCGCGTCGGACAATCTCGCGCGCGGGCGTTCGACCTTCATGGTCGAGATGGTCGAGACCGCGGCGATCCTCGCCCAGGCGACCCCGCGCAGCTTCGTCATCCTCGACGAAGTCGGGCGCGGCACTTCGACCTATGACGGGCTGGCGATCGCCTGGGCAGTGGTCGAGGCGATCCACGAGGACAATCGCTGCCGCTGCCTGTTCGCGACACATTATCACGAGCTGACCCGGCTGGCCGAGCGCTGCGACGCGCTGACTTTGCACAATGTTCGCGCCCGCGAATATAAGGGCGAGCTCGTCCTGCTCCACGAAGTCGCCGAAGGGCCGGCCGACCGCAGCTATGGCCTCGCGGTAGCGCGGCTCGCGGGGCTGCCGCCGGCGACGATCAAGCGCGCCAAGTCCGTGCTCGACAAGCTCGAGGCGGGACGCGCAAAGACCGGCGGGATCGCCGCGGGGCTCGACGATCTGCCGCTGTTCGCCGCAATCGCCCAAGCCGAGGTCGAGAAGGTCGATGCGCTGCGCACCGAGCTGGAGACTCTCGACGTCGACGCGCTCACCCCGCGCGAGGCACTGGAAGCGCTATACCGCCTGAAGGGACTGGCGGGCGAGGCCTCCTAG
- a CDS encoding NADP-dependent malic enzyme codes for MSEESNVQYSEREALLYHSEGRPGKIEIIASKPMATQRDLALAYSPGVAVPVRAIAEDPSLAYDYTAKGNLVAVISNGTAILGLGNLGALASKPVMEGKAVLFKRFADVDSIDIELKTEDVDRFIDAVELMEPSFGGINLEDIKSPECFVIEQTLRERMNIPVFHDDQHGTAIIAAAGLINALHLTGREFKTTNIVMLGAGAAAIACAELIKAMGLPHDNLLMLDLTGVIYQGRQESMNQWKSAHAVVTEKRTLADALDGADVFIGLASANSLSPELLKTMAPNPIVFAMANPDPEISPPVAKAARPDAIIATGRSDYPNQVNNVLGFPFIFRGALDVRATTINDAMKIAAARALAELARQQVPEEVAAAYGTQHSFGPEYIIPAPFDPRLMELIPAAVAQAAMDSGVATKPIIDMAAYRQSLRARLNPTTSVLSLAYEGARANPKRVIFAEGEEEVVLRAAIAFKEGGYGTPVLVGRESVHERLQKLGANPEDFELHNSVNSPLVPRMVEFLYQRLQRRGYLRRDIERIVNRDRNIFGALLLQLGEADAMITGVTRTYAETMRQIKRVIDYEEGRTAFGIHVMVGQSHTVFIADTTVNERPNTEELAAIAEGTAQVARRMGHEPRVAFLSYSNFGNPEGRWLDNVRGAIKLLDERSVEFEYEGEMSPDVALNPRQMAKYPFARLSGPANVLIMPGLQSANISAKLLRELGGDSMIGPMLIGMEKPVQIAPMTATASELVTLAVLAAGGIAR; via the coding sequence ATGTCTGAGGAATCGAACGTCCAATATTCGGAGCGCGAGGCGCTGTTGTACCATTCCGAGGGACGGCCGGGTAAGATCGAGATCATCGCCTCGAAGCCGATGGCGACCCAGCGCGACCTCGCGCTGGCTTATTCGCCCGGCGTCGCGGTGCCCGTCCGCGCGATCGCCGAGGATCCGTCGCTCGCCTACGACTATACCGCCAAGGGCAATCTGGTCGCAGTGATCTCGAACGGCACGGCGATTCTCGGGCTGGGCAATCTCGGCGCGCTCGCCTCCAAGCCGGTGATGGAAGGCAAGGCGGTGCTGTTCAAGCGCTTCGCCGACGTCGATTCGATCGACATCGAGCTCAAGACCGAGGACGTCGATCGCTTCATCGACGCAGTAGAGCTAATGGAGCCCAGCTTCGGCGGGATCAATCTCGAGGACATCAAGTCCCCCGAATGCTTCGTGATCGAGCAGACGCTCCGGGAACGCATGAACATCCCGGTATTCCATGACGATCAGCACGGCACGGCGATCATCGCCGCGGCCGGGCTGATCAACGCGCTCCATTTGACCGGGCGCGAGTTCAAGACGACCAACATCGTGATGCTCGGCGCCGGCGCCGCCGCGATCGCCTGTGCCGAACTGATCAAGGCGATGGGTCTGCCGCACGACAATCTGCTGATGCTCGATCTGACCGGCGTGATCTATCAGGGCCGGCAAGAGAGCATGAACCAGTGGAAGTCGGCGCATGCGGTAGTTACCGAAAAGCGGACGCTCGCCGACGCACTCGACGGTGCCGACGTGTTCATCGGGCTCGCTTCGGCCAATTCGCTGTCGCCCGAATTGCTCAAGACGATGGCGCCCAATCCGATCGTGTTCGCGATGGCCAATCCCGATCCCGAGATCAGCCCGCCGGTCGCCAAGGCCGCGCGCCCCGACGCGATCATCGCCACCGGCCGCTCGGACTATCCGAACCAGGTCAATAATGTCCTCGGCTTCCCGTTCATCTTCCGCGGCGCGCTCGACGTGCGCGCGACGACGATCAACGACGCGATGAAGATCGCCGCCGCCCGCGCGCTCGCCGAGCTGGCGCGCCAGCAGGTTCCCGAGGAAGTCGCCGCGGCCTATGGCACGCAGCACAGCTTCGGCCCCGAATACATCATCCCCGCGCCGTTCGATCCGCGGCTGATGGAGCTCATCCCCGCCGCGGTGGCGCAGGCGGCGATGGATTCGGGGGTGGCGACCAAGCCGATCATCGACATGGCGGCATATCGCCAATCGCTCCGCGCCCGGCTCAACCCGACCACGTCGGTGCTCAGCCTCGCTTATGAAGGGGCGCGCGCCAATCCCAAGCGGGTGATCTTCGCCGAGGGCGAAGAGGAAGTCGTGCTGCGCGCGGCGATCGCGTTCAAGGAAGGCGGCTATGGCACGCCGGTGCTGGTCGGGCGCGAATCGGTCCACGAGCGGCTCCAGAAGCTCGGCGCCAACCCCGAGGATTTCGAACTCCACAACAGCGTCAATTCGCCGCTGGTGCCGCGGATGGTCGAGTTCCTCTACCAGCGGCTCCAGCGCCGCGGCTATCTGCGCCGCGACATCGAGCGGATCGTCAATCGCGACCGCAACATCTTCGGTGCCTTGCTGCTCCAGCTCGGCGAGGCCGATGCGATGATCACCGGCGTCACGCGCACCTATGCCGAGACGATGCGGCAGATAAAGCGCGTGATCGATTATGAGGAAGGCCGCACTGCGTTCGGCATCCACGTCATGGTAGGCCAGTCGCACACGGTGTTCATCGCCGACACCACGGTCAACGAGCGCCCCAACACGGAGGAGCTCGCCGCGATCGCGGAGGGCACCGCCCAGGTCGCGCGTCGTATGGGGCATGAGCCGCGCGTCGCCTTCCTCAGCTATTCGAACTTCGGCAATCCCGAAGGCCGCTGGCTCGACAATGTCCGCGGCGCGATCAAGCTGCTCGACGAGCGCAGTGTCGAGTTCGAATATGAAGGCGAGATGTCGCCCGACGTCGCGCTCAATCCCCGCCAGATGGCGAAATACCCGTTCGCGCGGCTTTCGGGCCCGGCCAACGTGCTGATCATGCCGGGGCTCCAATCGGCCAACATCTCGGCCAAGCTGCTTCGTGAGCTTGGTGGCGATTCGATGATCGGGCCGATGCTGATCGGCATGGAGAAGCCGGTCCAGATCGCGCCGATGACCGCGACTGCGAGTGAGCTGGTGACGCTGGCAGTGCTCGCCGCGGGCGGGATCGCGCGCTAA
- a CDS encoding BlaI/MecI/CopY family transcriptional regulator: MIESLPRREREVFEVLCSLGEGTAAAVRTALADPPSDSAVRTLLSRLAAKGLVAHRTVNQAYVYTPVEQTEAVAETALQRLVQTFFQGSAAQAATALLGMEPRLHPDEIEMLQRAIDKARKETE, translated from the coding sequence GTGATCGAGTCGCTGCCGCGCCGCGAGCGCGAAGTGTTCGAAGTGTTGTGCAGCCTCGGCGAGGGCACCGCCGCGGCGGTGCGCACCGCGCTTGCCGATCCGCCCAGCGATTCGGCCGTACGGACCTTGCTTTCGCGCCTCGCCGCCAAGGGGCTGGTCGCGCATCGCACCGTCAATCAGGCTTATGTCTATACGCCGGTCGAGCAGACCGAAGCGGTTGCCGAAACCGCGCTGCAGCGGCTGGTTCAGACCTTCTTCCAAGGGTCGGCCGCGCAGGCCGCCACAGCGCTGCTCGGGATGGAGCCGCGGCTCCATCCCGATGAAATCGAAATGCTCCAGCGCGCGATCGACAAGGCGCGCAAGGAGACCGAGTGA
- a CDS encoding M56 family metallopeptidase produces MLASLVDFGWKSALIAGLALLAGHLLRYRAPAERVALLRAALAALLMLPLLALAVPELEVAVLPALDTPAVTGFAATSAEAVDMAAGEGATAISLDWLAALYLIGAAMLLLRLAVGVSTLWRWTHSAAPVRDPRWIAAMRGAGGLRRPVRLLVSPHVAAPMSWGIAPAWLLIGPGTEQRAEQAEAVIAHELAHVRRFDWPVLMAAQLVVLCFWFNPLVWLLTRELARQAELAADEEAIRHVARADYAQALLTLGRGAAHPAACGMSITHSALGRRIRGILNADAARPASRLLCAVMLICAPLVAAPLAAMQLVHAAAPAPAPMETRASLPASAVLADLPAIIPAARAAEAPPVQRQRASPRRIVPTRAPRPAVTAEPRPRLLLELELAAKIPQGHAGHTPPPPQPPAPGTQAAAWREAIFEKRSIRVQNRESNVGMRRAGAAIRAGNADDRDFAKAMTDAATGLRVKAQDLEAVAADGSVVKEVRDAHARAAGSLRSQADKLDIDARRKLFGG; encoded by the coding sequence ATGCTTGCCTCGCTTGTGGATTTTGGCTGGAAATCGGCGCTGATCGCCGGGCTGGCCCTGCTGGCCGGCCACCTGCTGCGGTACCGCGCGCCGGCAGAACGCGTCGCGCTCCTCCGCGCCGCTTTGGCGGCATTGTTGATGCTGCCGCTGCTGGCGCTGGCGGTCCCCGAACTCGAGGTCGCTGTGCTTCCCGCGCTGGATACGCCTGCCGTGACCGGATTTGCCGCGACGAGTGCGGAGGCCGTGGACATGGCCGCCGGGGAGGGGGCCACCGCCATATCCCTCGATTGGCTGGCGGCGCTGTATCTGATCGGTGCGGCAATGCTGCTGCTCCGCCTCGCCGTCGGCGTCTCGACCCTGTGGCGCTGGACTCACAGCGCCGCGCCGGTCCGCGATCCGCGCTGGATCGCGGCGATGCGCGGCGCCGGAGGGTTGCGTCGCCCGGTGCGGCTGCTGGTCTCGCCGCATGTTGCCGCCCCGATGAGCTGGGGGATCGCACCGGCGTGGCTGCTGATCGGGCCGGGTACCGAACAGCGTGCCGAGCAAGCGGAAGCGGTGATCGCGCACGAGTTGGCGCATGTCCGCCGGTTCGATTGGCCGGTGCTGATGGCAGCGCAGCTGGTGGTGCTGTGTTTCTGGTTCAATCCTTTGGTCTGGTTGCTCACCCGCGAGCTGGCGCGGCAGGCCGAGCTGGCGGCGGACGAAGAAGCGATCCGCCATGTCGCGCGCGCCGATTACGCCCAGGCCCTGCTGACGCTGGGACGCGGCGCGGCGCATCCGGCGGCGTGCGGCATGTCGATCACGCATAGCGCGCTGGGGCGGCGGATCCGCGGTATCCTCAATGCCGATGCGGCGAGGCCCGCCAGCCGGCTGCTGTGCGCGGTGATGCTGATCTGTGCGCCGCTTGTGGCCGCGCCGCTCGCCGCGATGCAGCTGGTGCACGCGGCGGCACCCGCCCCTGCGCCGATGGAAACGCGGGCATCGCTTCCCGCATCCGCGGTCCTCGCCGATCTGCCTGCGATCATTCCCGCCGCGCGCGCCGCCGAAGCGCCGCCCGTGCAGCGTCAGCGCGCCTCTCCGCGCCGGATCGTGCCGACTCGCGCGCCCCGGCCCGCAGTCACGGCCGAGCCGAGGCCGCGCCTGCTGCTGGAGCTGGAACTGGCGGCGAAAATACCGCAGGGCCATGCTGGGCATACACCGCCTCCACCGCAACCTCCGGCGCCGGGGACTCAGGCGGCGGCGTGGCGCGAGGCCATATTCGAGAAGCGTAGCATCCGGGTGCAGAACCGCGAAAGCAATGTCGGAATGCGCCGGGCGGGGGCCGCGATCCGCGCCGGCAATGCCGACGACCGTGACTTCGCCAAGGCAATGACCGACGCAGCCACGGGCCTGCGGGTCAAGGCCCAGGACCTCGAAGCAGTCGCGGCCGATGGCTCGGTCGTCAAGGAAGTCCGCGATGCGCATGCGCGCGCGGCGGGTTCGCTGCGTAGCCAGGCGGACAAATTGGACATCGACGCGCGGCGAAAGCTCTTCGGGGGCTAG
- a CDS encoding UrcA family protein, translated as MRTILFLPLILLGACASGASAMPLEPAAHVAFGDLALDQPAGRAELRARVATAARGFCRRHEDEVTPQLLSHDRFLCLEQVRSALVADMRPEVRHAYKQALREAGVRGRRL; from the coding sequence ATGCGGACCATCCTGTTCCTGCCGCTGATCCTGCTCGGTGCCTGTGCGTCGGGAGCGTCGGCGATGCCGCTCGAACCGGCAGCGCACGTCGCCTTTGGCGATCTGGCGCTCGACCAACCCGCCGGCCGCGCGGAGCTGCGCGCCCGCGTGGCGACCGCGGCGCGCGGGTTCTGCCGCCGCCACGAGGACGAAGTGACACCGCAGCTGCTCAGCCACGACCGCTTCCTTTGTCTCGAACAGGTGCGCTCGGCGCTGGTTGCCGACATGCGGCCCGAGGTTCGTCACGCCTACAAGCAGGCTCTGCGTGAGGCGGGTGTTCGCGGGCGGCGGCTCTAG